The genome window TCGGGAGGGAGGGTGGCATGACGAAGGCGGAGTTGGTCGAGATCGTCTACGAAAAGGTCGGCGGCCTGTCGAAGAAGGAGTCGCAGGACATCGTTGAAGCGATCTTCGACACCATGAAGGCCAACCTGAAAAACGGGGAAAAGATAAAGATCTCCGGCTTCGGCAATTTCATCTTGCGCGACAAGCGGCCGCGCAAGGGCCGCAACCCCCAGACGGGCGATGACATCCAGATCACCGCCCGGCGGGTTCTCACGTTCCGTCCAAGCCAGATACTGAAGGCTTACATTAACGACAAGAAGAACTGAAAGACCCCAGGGGCATGCGTGACGAGGCCCGGAATACCGGATAAGTTTTACTTCAAGATCGGCGAGGTCAGCGAGATCCTCGGCGTACAGCCATACGTCGTCCGGTTCTGGGAAACGGAATTTCATCTGACCCCGGCGAAAAACCGGTCCCGGCACCGCGTCTACAACCGGCAGGAACTGGAAAACCTCCTCGAAATCAAACGGCTTCTGTACGAAGAGAGGTTCACGATCGAGGGGGCGCGGAAGAAGTTGAAGGAACGCGTGAAGGAAAAGAGCAAACAGCTCAATTTGAATTGGGAAGAGAAGAATCACAAGGCTCTCCTTCAACGCCTGAAGAAAGAGCTGACAAAGATCCGGGAGATGCTCGAAAATTAAGCCCTCCGATCTCTCCAATTCCTTGCAGCCGCAGGATCCGACCCGAGAGAATCATCGCCCGTGGGGGTATTTCGTCGTTCTTTCCGATGAAAAAGACCACAAGGTGAAGCGGATCATCGTCTACCCGGGCAAGCGGTTGAGTCTTCAGAGACATCGCAGGCGCGCCGAGCACTGGTACATCGTCAGCGGAGAGGGACTGGTCACGCGCGACGAGGAACGGATCCCCGTGAGGGAGGGAGTCTCCCTGGAC of Deltaproteobacteria bacterium RBG_16_64_85 contains these proteins:
- a CDS encoding integration host factor subunit alpha; its protein translation is MTKAELVEIVYEKVGGLSKKESQDIVEAIFDTMKANLKNGEKIKISGFGNFILRDKRPRKGRNPQTGDDIQITARRVLTFRPSQILKAYINDKKN
- a CDS encoding mannose-6-phosphate isomerase — protein: MQPQDPTRENHRPWGYFVVLSDEKDHKVKRIIVYPGKRLSLQRHRRRAEHWYIVSGEGLVTRDEERIPVREGVSLDIPLGAVHRIQNSGGSPLVFIEVQRGEYFGEDDIERIEDDFGRA